CGGTAGTGACGACGACGTCAGCGGTGAGATCACGTTCGATGGCGACACCCAACGCCTCGAACTCGTCGGGAACGACGTCCCGATAGATGGGTGTACCACCCCACCGATCGACGTACTGGGCGACGGTCTGGCCGTTGGTCTCGATGGTTTCTCCCGGCTCTGGTGTGGATTGGACCAGTTCTTCTCCGGTCGGAATCACGCTGACAGTCGGGCGTTCGTACACCGGGACGTCCGAGACGCCAGTTGATTTGAGCAGCCCGAGATCCGACGGCCGAAGCTGGTGGCTGGAATCGAACAGTTGCTGTCCCATCTCGACATCTTCACCGATCGGAGCGACGTTCTCACCGCCTGCGACAGCTTCGAAGATCTCCACCTCGTCATCGTGGGGTTCCGTTTGTTCGACCTGTACCACTGCGTCGGCACCCGATGGGAGTTTCTGACCGGTATCGACCGGAACGACGCTATCCGGACCCACCGTCTCGCTTGCTCCGAGCGTCACCGGCGAGCGATCGCTTGCCCCGAACGTGTCCCGAGCACGAACGGCCCACCCATCCATCGCCACCCGTTGGTAGGCGGGAACGTCACGGTTGGATCGAACAGGCGCAGAGAGCACCCGTCCGCCCGCCTCCAAGAGGGATACTCGCTCGGTGTCGGTGAGTGGCTTCGAGGCCTCGAGCAGTTTCGATCGTGCAGCGTCCACCCGAGCTACCGAACTGAACCCCCCGCACACGTCAGTCATATCTGACCGTCCGTGCGATGCAACAAAAACGTCCCGGGGGACGGTCCGAAACGCCAGAGCACCGAACGAGACGTTGCCCGATAGAACGTGTTCCGGGGGTTTTTTCGCCCATGCGAGCGTACATACAGGTATGTCTGCCCTACGTAATGCGGTTCGGGAGCTGGGGTTGCCCGATTCGGTGTTCGTCGATGTGGGGGAGTCCGACGACGAGTACGTACTCGTCGTCGATCTTCCGGGGGCAACCCCGGAGACAGTAGACGTGTGGGTGAACGACCACCAGCTCCGGATCGAAGCCCGCCGTGAAAAGGAGTCTCCGACCGAGTTCCGATATCTCAAAGAAGATCGGTCGATGTTTATCGACGTCACGTTACCCCTCCCACCGGACGTCGATACCGACGCGGACGTAGATGATGGGGCGACCATCCACCGGGGCGTTCTCAAGCTCCGGTTACCCAAGTCGACCGGGCGTCGGATCCCGATCACGGAGGGCTGAGGTGGCAGATCGGTGATGTTCCGCGCGTACCGGCGGTTTTTCGTCGTCGCGTGGCAGTTCCTTCCGCTTTTCTTCGCGTTCGCCCGTGATCGTCACCGGTTTCTCCTGTTCGGAGAGGGGCGGCGGGTGTCGAGCGAACAGCATCGCGAACGCGCGCGCACCCTTCGAAGCTCCTTTCTCACGCTCGGGCCGACGTTCATCAAACTGGGACAACTGCTTTCGACGCGGCCCGATATCCTTCCACCGGAGTACATCGACGAGCTGACTCAACTCCAAGACCGGGTTCCGCCCGCGCCGTGGCCCGAGGCGCGAGATGTGATCGAATCCGAACTCGGTCCCATCGAGGAAGCCTACGACAACTTCGACACCGAGAGTATCAGCGGTGCGAGCCTCGGACAGGTGTATGTTGCCGAATTCGACGATGAGACTGTGGCGGTGAAAGTCCGTCGTCCGGGAATCGGGCCGCTCGTCCGAACCGACTTGCGCGTCATCAAATTCTCGGTGCCCCTGTTGGTGCCGTTCGTCGATGAAGCACAAGCGTTCTCGCTTGAGACGCTTGCTGATGAGTTCGCCCGAGTTATCCGACAGGAGATGGACTACGAACGGGAGGCGGCTATGCTCCGTGAGATCCGAGGTGATCTCGACAACGAGAATGTCCAGGTACCAGTCGTCGTTGATGAACGCTCGACCGGCCGGGTGCTCACGATGGAGTACGTCAGTGGAACGAAGATAACCGAAATCGATGACGTCGACGCGCTCGACGTCGATCGTACCCAGCTCGCCGAAACGCTCGAAC
The sequence above is drawn from the Halocatena salina genome and encodes:
- a CDS encoding molybdopterin molybdotransferase MoeA, with translation MTDVCGGFSSVARVDAARSKLLEASKPLTDTERVSLLEAGGRVLSAPVRSNRDVPAYQRVAMDGWAVRARDTFGASDRSPVTLGASETVGPDSVVPVDTGQKLPSGADAVVQVEQTEPHDDEVEIFEAVAGGENVAPIGEDVEMGQQLFDSSHQLRPSDLGLLKSTGVSDVPVYERPTVSVIPTGEELVQSTPEPGETIETNGQTVAQYVDRWGGTPIYRDVVPDEFEALGVAIERDLTADVVVTTGGTSVGERDLVPSVVSELGRVLVHGVALSPGHPVALGIVDDTPVVMLPGYPVSCIVTAVQFLRPLIKHVGHCQCDPHPATEARLSRKIHSEPGVRTYARVTVDRSGEQPIATTAYVSGAGVLSSVAFTDGWVVVPESREGIPEDELVTVENWEAHR
- a CDS encoding Hsp20/alpha crystallin family protein, whose amino-acid sequence is MSALRNAVRELGLPDSVFVDVGESDDEYVLVVDLPGATPETVDVWVNDHQLRIEARREKESPTEFRYLKEDRSMFIDVTLPLPPDVDTDADVDDGATIHRGVLKLRLPKSTGRRIPITEG